A single region of the Nitrosomonas sp. Is79A3 genome encodes:
- a CDS encoding phosphoribosyl-ATP diphosphatase, giving the protein MTDITILRRLAETIESRKLADANSSYVAKLLHGGQDKILKKIAEESAEILMASKDGNAEQVIYETADLWFHCLVLLAYHGLTPDDVLKELERREGVSGIQEKASRKTD; this is encoded by the coding sequence ATGACTGACATAACTATTCTTCGCCGTCTGGCAGAAACTATTGAATCGCGTAAGTTAGCCGATGCAAACAGTTCATACGTTGCCAAGCTGCTTCATGGCGGGCAAGATAAAATACTCAAGAAAATTGCGGAAGAGTCTGCAGAGATATTGATGGCTTCGAAAGATGGTAATGCCGAGCAGGTTATTTATGAGACGGCAGATTTGTGGTTTCATTGCTTAGTATTACTCGCCTACCATGGACTTACACCGGATGATGTATTAAAAGAGCTGGAAAGACGCGAAGGTGTATCGGGTATACAAGAGAAAGCATCACGAAAAACGGATTAA
- the hisI gene encoding phosphoribosyl-AMP cyclohydrolase, translating into MPDTWLSKINWSEDGLIPVIAQEADSGKILMVAWMNRDALKLTVEKREAVYWSRSRKKLWHKGEESGHIQKIKDIYLDCDEDVLLLIVEQIGGIACHTGRHNCFFQKLEGNEWVIAAPVIKDPEEIYHK; encoded by the coding sequence ATGCCTGATACTTGGCTTAGCAAAATCAACTGGTCTGAAGATGGATTGATACCAGTGATCGCTCAGGAAGCTGATAGTGGCAAAATTCTTATGGTCGCGTGGATGAACCGGGATGCACTCAAGCTGACGGTAGAAAAACGTGAAGCAGTATACTGGTCACGTTCGCGCAAGAAACTTTGGCATAAAGGTGAAGAATCTGGCCACATTCAGAAAATAAAAGATATCTATTTGGATTGCGATGAGGATGTACTGCTTCTCATCGTGGAACAAATTGGGGGAATTGCCTGCCATACCGGCAGACACAATTGCTTCTTTCAGAAACTCGAAGGCAATGAGTGGGTCATCGCAGCTCCCGTTATTAAAGATCCGGAAGAAATCTACCATAAATGA
- the hisF gene encoding imidazole glycerol phosphate synthase subunit HisF, which yields MSLAKRIIPCLDVTNGRVVKGVNFVELRDAGDPVEISRRYDEQGADELTFLDITASSDNRDLILHIIEDVAAQVFIPLTVGGGVRQVEDVRRLLNAGADKVSINTSAVLNPQLVADASDHYGSQCIVVAIDAKQVSSTEGSPRWEVFTHGGRKATGIDAIEWAKKMQSLGAGEILLTSMDRDGTRNGFDIALTRAVSDAVDIPVIASGGVGNLDHLVEGILQGHADAVLAASIFHYGEFTVQQAKQYMAQHGIEVRL from the coding sequence ATGAGCCTCGCTAAACGTATTATCCCATGTCTGGATGTAACCAATGGACGTGTTGTTAAAGGTGTTAACTTTGTTGAATTGCGTGACGCAGGTGATCCGGTAGAAATTTCACGCCGCTATGATGAACAAGGCGCTGATGAGCTGACTTTTCTGGACATCACAGCCAGCTCCGACAATCGCGACCTGATCTTGCATATCATCGAGGATGTCGCTGCACAGGTATTTATTCCTTTAACCGTTGGCGGCGGTGTGCGTCAGGTAGAGGATGTTCGCCGGCTACTCAATGCCGGCGCTGATAAAGTCAGTATCAACACATCAGCAGTGCTGAATCCGCAACTGGTAGCAGACGCCTCCGATCATTATGGTTCTCAATGCATCGTAGTAGCGATTGATGCCAAGCAGGTCAGCTCAACTGAGGGTTCGCCGCGCTGGGAAGTTTTTACCCATGGCGGACGTAAGGCAACCGGCATTGATGCCATTGAGTGGGCAAAAAAAATGCAGTCCCTGGGAGCCGGTGAAATTTTACTCACCAGCATGGATAGAGATGGCACACGCAACGGTTTTGATATCGCCTTGACACGCGCTGTTTCAGATGCAGTTGATATACCGGTTATTGCCAGTGGCGGCGTTGGCAATTTGGATCATCTGGTTGAAGGCATTCTGCAAGGACATGCAGATGCTGTATTAGCAGCGAGTATCTTTCACTATGGTGAATTTACCGTGCAACAAGCTAAACAGTATATGGCACAGCATGGTATTGAAGTGCGATTATAA